A genomic stretch from Aerococcaceae bacterium zg-1292 includes:
- a CDS encoding bifunctional hydroxymethylpyrimidine kinase/phosphomethylpyrimidine kinase: protein MNPILIVNDLPGSGQVAGMIAQSIITAAGFKTAWLPTVVLSHHTGNGPVIRHEIKDDFQQILAHWQQQAYSFSAYVTGYFATANQIDQFVDYVKKENSTVPLIVDPIMADHGKFYQGFNEQILPSMRHLVQQATIVLPNVTEACLMVGEVYPQQIDEVFIQQLLFKMKQMGAKQTLLTGVETIEHPGKISFYYLSSDEQLIGVHHAKSNRSYFGTGDLTSALLTSAWMHQLTLDNIVLKLSQWLSLAVSKTDVNQKEINYIPVMRTVMDFFSEEVESI, encoded by the coding sequence ATGAATCCGATATTAATTGTAAATGATTTACCAGGTAGCGGACAAGTAGCTGGCATGATTGCACAATCGATAATAACAGCTGCTGGGTTCAAGACAGCTTGGCTTCCAACGGTAGTATTATCGCATCATACCGGTAATGGTCCTGTTATTCGGCATGAAATCAAAGACGACTTTCAACAGATTTTAGCTCATTGGCAACAACAAGCATATTCATTTTCTGCTTATGTGACAGGGTATTTTGCTACTGCGAATCAAATTGACCAATTTGTAGATTACGTTAAAAAGGAAAATTCGACTGTGCCATTGATTGTCGACCCAATAATGGCAGACCATGGTAAATTTTATCAGGGATTCAATGAGCAGATACTACCTAGTATGCGGCATTTGGTGCAACAAGCTACTATTGTTTTGCCGAATGTGACAGAAGCTTGTTTAATGGTAGGGGAAGTGTATCCGCAACAAATCGACGAGGTTTTTATTCAACAATTATTATTCAAGATGAAGCAGATGGGGGCTAAGCAAACCTTGTTGACCGGTGTAGAGACAATTGAGCATCCTGGAAAAATAAGCTTTTATTATTTATCAAGCGATGAACAGTTAATCGGCGTCCATCATGCCAAGTCAAATCGCAGTTATTTTGGAACAGGCGATTTAACCAGTGCTTTGTTGACGAGTGCTTGGATGCATCAATTAACGCTAGATAACATTGTTTTAAAATTATCGCAGTGGTTATCGTTGGCAGTCTCAAAAACGGATGTGAATCAAAAAGAAATAAATTATATACCTGTGATGCGCACAGTAATGGATTTTTTTAGTGAGGAAGTGGAGAGTATATGA